One Desulfatiglans anilini DSM 4660 DNA segment encodes these proteins:
- the prfB gene encoding peptide chain release factor 2 (programmed frameshift), producing the protein MSQELLERIDQVTDSLYALRGHLDLDARSEALAKLEKVMAMPDFWQRDQDEVSNITQERAALSEVITLWERFAREAEEARIMAEMALEEKDEKTLKEVERDLDDLEKEILTLEFQSILGEPDDKRNAIVAINAGAGGTEAQDWVEMLFRMYARWSEQKGLKVQVIDYLEGEEAGIKNITFTVQGPYAYGYLKSEHGIHRMVRISPFDATGRRHTSFASVSVLPEVAEDIVIDIDEKDLRIDTFRASGPGGQHVNKTSSAIRITHLPTNIVVQCQNEKSQHRNKDMAMKVLRSKLYEIEREKQEQKKHEIHHAQKEIAWGSQIRSYVFNPYRLVKDHRTNAEIGNVERVMDGDIDLFIDAYLKQGRTAR; encoded by the exons ATGTCTCAGGAATTGCTTGAAAGAATCGATCAGGTGACGGACAGCTTATACGCGCTGCGAGGTCATCTT GACTTGGACGCCCGCTCCGAGGCCCTCGCCAAACTGGAGAAGGTCATGGCTATGCCGGACTTCTGGCAGAGGGACCAGGATGAAGTCTCGAATATCACCCAGGAGCGCGCCGCCCTCTCGGAGGTGATCACCCTGTGGGAGCGCTTTGCACGCGAGGCCGAGGAGGCCCGGATCATGGCCGAGATGGCCTTGGAGGAAAAGGACGAAAAGACGCTCAAAGAAGTGGAACGTGATCTCGACGACCTCGAAAAGGAGATCCTCACCCTCGAATTCCAGTCCATCCTCGGCGAACCCGACGACAAGCGCAACGCCATCGTGGCGATCAACGCGGGGGCCGGAGGCACGGAGGCCCAGGACTGGGTCGAGATGCTTTTCAGGATGTATGCCCGCTGGTCCGAACAGAAGGGACTGAAGGTGCAGGTGATCGACTACCTGGAGGGGGAGGAAGCGGGGATCAAGAACATCACCTTCACGGTGCAAGGCCCATACGCCTACGGATACCTCAAGTCCGAACACGGAATCCACCGCATGGTGCGGATCTCCCCCTTCGATGCCACAGGCAGACGTCACACCTCTTTCGCATCGGTTTCGGTCCTGCCCGAGGTCGCTGAAGACATCGTCATCGACATAGACGAAAAGGATCTGCGGATTGACACCTTCCGCGCAAGCGGACCCGGTGGGCAGCACGTCAACAAGACCAGTTCGGCGATCCGGATCACCCATCTGCCTACCAACATCGTGGTGCAGTGCCAGAACGAGAAGTCGCAGCACCGGAACAAGGACATGGCGATGAAGGTCCTTCGCTCGAAGCTTTATGAAATCGAGCGCGAGAAGCAGGAGCAGAAAAAGCACGAGATCCACCATGCACAGAAGGAGATCGCCTGGGGCAGCCAGATCCGCTCCTACGTCTTCAATCCCTACAGACTGGTCAAAGACCACCGTACAAACGCCGAGATCGGCAACGTCGAGAGGGTCATGGACGGCGACATCGATCTCTTCATCGATGCCTATCTGAAACAGGGCAGAACAGCCCGCTGA
- a CDS encoding N-acetylmuramoyl-L-alanine amidase: protein MKKGKTIRLIRIMLLMGFLLPGLAFFEGGRAARAALPSAQALLQSGDACRKSLLQSPGKKKFRENWLGCIETYSRIYTLYPDKDESAWALYHAARLYRDMFEVSRLPSDIEEALKLFQRLLDQYPEHRLADDALFGMADIYENQRKDLTQAYLEYLKVTIRYPDGDMRPYASKRLDALSKAMSSAQESSATGGKQTAEDAAAEESPVRTGGGPDVKPARTPSGKARVTDIRHWSTPSYTRVVVDLSAPIKYQEHLLKADPDANKPRRFYIDLENAVVPAEINPLIPIKDDLLQKARAGQYDKDTVRVVLDMKKVGRYKVFHLYDPFRIVVDVQRLEEKEAVAAAPKTSAPAKQRAVQKGVRKAEKPGSDSVSLARQLGLGVNRIVIDPGHGGKDPGCIGHGSLREKDVTLSLAKVLAAEIKKELGCEVILTRTKDVYLPLERRTAIANMEKADLFISLHVNAHRDSRVHGLETYFLNMALDENAMMVAARENATSEKSISDLQNILNDLMMNTKINESSRLAYQVQGGMVQRLKRGYKEVRDLGVKQAPFYVLIGAQMPAILVEIGFITNGSERKRLPTTTYQNRVAQGISAGIKSYVQEMTAAYKGG from the coding sequence GTGAAAAAGGGCAAGACAATCAGGCTTATCCGGATCATGCTGCTGATGGGCTTCCTCCTGCCGGGCTTGGCCTTCTTTGAAGGCGGGCGGGCGGCGCGGGCGGCTCTTCCGTCGGCGCAGGCCCTGCTTCAATCAGGGGACGCCTGCCGCAAAAGTCTGCTTCAATCCCCCGGAAAGAAGAAATTCCGTGAGAACTGGCTGGGGTGCATCGAAACCTATTCCCGGATTTACACCCTTTACCCGGACAAGGACGAGTCGGCCTGGGCCCTCTATCATGCGGCGAGGCTCTACCGTGACATGTTCGAGGTCTCACGCCTGCCTTCCGATATCGAGGAGGCTCTCAAACTTTTTCAGCGCCTCCTGGATCAATATCCGGAACATCGTTTGGCGGACGATGCGCTTTTCGGCATGGCGGATATCTATGAAAACCAGCGAAAAGACCTCACTCAGGCCTACCTGGAATATTTGAAGGTCACGATCCGCTACCCGGACGGCGATATGCGTCCCTACGCTTCGAAGCGGCTCGATGCGCTCAGCAAGGCGATGAGCAGCGCGCAGGAAAGCTCTGCAACCGGCGGCAAACAAACGGCGGAGGATGCAGCCGCTGAGGAGTCCCCCGTTCGGACGGGCGGAGGGCCGGATGTGAAACCTGCGAGGACCCCTTCTGGGAAGGCCCGTGTAACCGATATCCGCCACTGGTCGACCCCGAGCTACACTCGTGTGGTCGTGGATTTGAGTGCACCCATCAAGTACCAGGAACACCTGCTCAAGGCGGACCCCGACGCCAACAAACCGCGGCGGTTTTACATCGATCTCGAAAACGCCGTCGTACCGGCTGAAATCAACCCGCTCATTCCCATCAAGGACGATCTCCTCCAGAAGGCCCGGGCCGGGCAGTACGACAAGGATACCGTGCGGGTGGTCCTGGATATGAAAAAGGTGGGGCGTTACAAGGTGTTCCATCTCTACGACCCCTTCAGGATCGTTGTGGACGTGCAGAGGTTGGAGGAAAAAGAGGCTGTTGCCGCCGCTCCGAAGACTTCGGCCCCGGCCAAGCAGAGGGCCGTGCAGAAAGGGGTGCGCAAGGCCGAAAAACCCGGTAGCGATTCCGTTTCGCTGGCCCGTCAGCTCGGGCTGGGCGTCAACCGGATTGTCATCGACCCCGGACACGGAGGGAAGGACCCGGGCTGCATTGGACACGGGAGCCTGCGAGAGAAGGACGTCACCCTTTCCCTTGCCAAAGTTCTAGCCGCCGAGATCAAGAAAGAATTGGGGTGTGAAGTGATTCTCACACGGACGAAGGATGTCTATCTGCCGCTCGAACGCCGGACGGCGATCGCCAACATGGAGAAGGCGGACCTGTTCATCTCCCTCCACGTCAACGCCCACCGTGACAGCCGTGTCCATGGTCTCGAAACCTATTTCCTCAACATGGCGCTGGACGAGAACGCCATGATGGTGGCCGCACGGGAAAACGCGACCTCCGAAAAGAGCATCAGCGACCTGCAGAACATCCTGAACGATTTGATGATGAATACCAAGATCAACGAATCGAGCCGTCTGGCCTATCAGGTGCAGGGTGGGATGGTGCAGCGGCTCAAGCGGGGTTACAAGGAGGTCAGGGATCTCGGAGTGAAGCAGGCCCCCTTCTACGTCCTGATCGGGGCGCAAATGCCCGCCATCCTGGTTGAGATCGGCTTTATCACGAACGGCTCGGAGCGGAAACGGCTGCCTACCACGACGTATCAAAACCGTGTGGCACAGGGCATCAGCGCGGGAATCAAATCCTATGTGCAGGAAATGACGGCGGCCTACAAAGGCGGATGA